The following are encoded together in the Flavihumibacter fluvii genome:
- the nusB gene encoding transcription antitermination factor NusB — MISRRNIRVKVMQTLYALDSMDQVLKPGEPVKLLQKQFDLTRQLLVYVLHFITEVARYAETDAKNRASKHLPTAQDLVVNTKIAGNDLLWKILEDASFKKTLAEDKVDRFIDKELVRKIYHELTDSDEYAAYISLQGREPKSEKGIIDFIYSNLLITNEAFTSHVEEFFNNWDDDCDMVNLLVQNYLNKPGTYDFQKMLSNEKWAFAKDLLQTVLEKKALTLEMIKPKLKNWDPERIATLDMILMEMGVCEFLYFETIPPKVTINEYIDLAKEYSTSQSGQFVNGILDNIHKELVKDEKLNKVTYKK, encoded by the coding sequence ATGATTAGCAGAAGAAATATCAGGGTTAAAGTAATGCAGACCTTGTATGCACTTGATTCGATGGACCAGGTGTTGAAACCCGGAGAACCCGTGAAACTCTTACAAAAACAATTTGACCTTACCCGCCAGCTTCTGGTTTACGTGCTTCATTTTATCACCGAAGTTGCCCGATATGCTGAAACAGACGCTAAAAACAGGGCATCAAAACACCTGCCTACTGCACAGGACCTGGTTGTAAATACCAAAATCGCAGGAAATGACTTGCTTTGGAAAATCCTGGAAGACGCTTCCTTCAAAAAAACACTTGCAGAAGATAAGGTTGACCGTTTTATCGACAAGGAATTGGTTCGAAAGATTTACCATGAACTGACCGATTCTGATGAATATGCCGCTTATATTTCATTACAGGGGCGCGAGCCAAAATCAGAAAAAGGGATTATTGATTTTATCTATAGCAACTTACTGATCACGAATGAAGCATTTACCAGCCATGTTGAAGAATTTTTCAATAACTGGGACGATGATTGCGATATGGTCAACCTGCTGGTTCAAAACTACCTGAATAAACCAGGCACCTATGATTTCCAGAAGATGCTCAGTAATGAGAAATGGGCATTCGCCAAAGATCTTTTGCAAACCGTTCTAGAAAAAAAAGCGCTGACCCTGGAAATGATCAAACCCAAACTCAAAAACTGGGACCCGGAAAGGATTGCTACACTCGATATGATATTGATGGAAATGGGTGTTTGCGAATTTTTGTATTTTGAAACTATTCCGCCAAAAGTAACCATCAACGAATATATCGACCTGGCCAAAGAATACAGCACCAGCCAAAGCGGACAATTTGTAAATGGTATACTTGATAATATCCACAAGGAACTGGTGAAAGATGAGAAACTAAATAAAGTGACCTATAAAAAATAA
- a CDS encoding serine hydrolase — MPKIPAIYCLIFILSACRPTRQPAGTQPNTPTAISSDSSKNMVTPAVSTVHTDAFMENLLASHPELFGDILAHRQDLKVQVIYTQIDRKANNTPVFTPHYFNVDAQSYFYPASTVKMPVALLALEKLNTLRVKGVTAHSPMLTGSAYAGQTAVLNDPTTPDGVPTIAQYIKKIFLVSDNDAFNRLYEFLGQETINQQLAAKGFGSANIYHRLSIPLSEDENRHTNPVWFMDTSGNMLFAQPMATSKLPYVNRMDTVGTAYYNGERLVYGPLDFSRKNRFGLEDMTKVLRAILFPQSLPESERFRINEDDYRFVLKYMSELPSESFSPEYPTQEYWPTYCKFLYYGSDTNAVPDTRRMRIFNKVGDAYGFLTDVAYIVDFDSGIEFMLSATIYCNSDGVLNDDKYDYDDIGYPFMKNLGQMFYEYESKRERKHKPDLSAFRMDYDKR, encoded by the coding sequence ATGCCGAAAATACCCGCCATTTACTGCCTGATTTTTATCCTTTCCGCCTGTCGGCCAACACGCCAGCCTGCAGGTACGCAGCCTAATACGCCAACTGCCATTTCTTCAGATAGTTCGAAAAATATGGTTACACCTGCTGTTTCTACCGTCCACACTGATGCTTTTATGGAAAACCTGCTGGCCAGTCACCCGGAACTTTTTGGCGATATACTGGCCCATCGGCAGGATTTAAAGGTTCAGGTCATCTATACCCAAATTGACCGTAAGGCAAATAATACGCCTGTTTTTACCCCCCATTATTTTAATGTGGATGCGCAGTCATATTTCTATCCAGCTTCTACTGTTAAAATGCCAGTTGCCTTGCTGGCTCTTGAAAAACTGAACACGCTCAGGGTAAAAGGAGTAACTGCACATAGCCCTATGCTTACCGGTTCGGCTTACGCGGGACAAACAGCTGTTTTAAATGACCCTACTACCCCGGATGGTGTGCCAACAATCGCCCAATATATTAAGAAAATCTTCCTGGTGAGTGACAATGATGCGTTCAACAGGTTGTATGAATTCCTGGGCCAGGAAACGATCAACCAGCAATTGGCTGCTAAGGGCTTTGGCAGTGCCAATATTTACCACCGGCTTTCCATACCTCTTTCTGAAGATGAAAACAGGCATACCAACCCGGTCTGGTTTATGGATACCTCCGGGAACATGCTCTTTGCCCAACCTATGGCAACCAGTAAATTACCGTATGTAAACCGCATGGATACCGTTGGTACTGCATATTATAATGGTGAACGATTAGTGTACGGGCCCTTGGATTTTTCCAGAAAAAACCGTTTTGGACTGGAAGACATGACCAAAGTTTTAAGGGCCATCCTATTCCCGCAATCTTTGCCGGAATCAGAACGGTTCCGGATCAATGAAGATGATTACCGTTTCGTACTAAAATACATGTCTGAATTACCCTCAGAAAGTTTTTCACCGGAATACCCGACCCAGGAATACTGGCCCACCTATTGCAAGTTTTTATATTATGGCAGCGACACGAATGCAGTCCCCGATACCCGCCGAATGCGGATTTTCAATAAAGTAGGGGATGCCTACGGGTTTTTGACCGATGTGGCCTACATCGTTGATTTTGATTCAGGTATAGAGTTTATGCTGAGTGCAACCATATACTGCAATAGCGATGGCGTTTTAAATGACGATAAATATGATTACGATGATATAGGATATCCGTTTATGAAAAATCTCGGACAAATGTTTTATGAATATGAATCCAAACGGGAGCGTAAGCATAAACCAGACTTGTCTGCATTCAGGATGGATTACGACAAAAGATAA
- a CDS encoding DUF4397 domain-containing protein: MKRIFFLALSSMAFISCGKQGDDTANGPKAKITIINAALDAGAVTLVFDGQNVNETPIAFGQFSGSADNAYLAARPGVQLTQWQVGSTPPAEGKFFQWVPGAYYTLVQYDTAVQNIAPVLLVKDNITVNDTMAKGRFINCVAGIDSLSLWLVGPTDTVKVATKNAYIGISGSFLTEFSISWKPGARRMELIDKNGVVLYAEDIDIAEKTNYSFVAFGETGGIGEKAPVARKMAQLQ, from the coding sequence ATGAAAAGAATATTTTTCCTGGCCTTGAGCAGCATGGCTTTTATTTCCTGTGGCAAACAGGGCGATGATACGGCCAATGGCCCGAAGGCGAAAATTACCATCATCAACGCAGCACTGGATGCAGGTGCGGTGACCCTGGTCTTTGATGGCCAGAATGTAAATGAAACCCCCATTGCCTTTGGACAATTCAGCGGTTCTGCCGACAATGCCTACCTGGCTGCCCGTCCGGGTGTTCAACTTACCCAGTGGCAGGTGGGTTCAACCCCTCCGGCAGAAGGTAAGTTTTTTCAATGGGTGCCTGGTGCATATTATACATTAGTTCAATATGATACGGCCGTTCAAAATATTGCCCCGGTTTTGTTAGTTAAGGATAATATTACCGTTAATGATACCATGGCAAAAGGCCGCTTCATCAATTGCGTGGCCGGCATTGATTCCCTAAGCTTATGGCTGGTTGGCCCTACCGATACGGTAAAAGTGGCGACCAAAAATGCCTATATTGGAATATCTGGCAGTTTCCTTACTGAATTTTCCATAAGCTGGAAACCAGGGGCCAGGCGAATGGAACTGATCGACAAGAACGGGGTCGTACTTTATGCAGAAGATATTGACATCGCGGAAAAAACAAATTACTCTTTTGTTGCATTCGGTGAAACTGGCGGGATTGGCGAAAAAGCGCCGGTGGCCCGCAAAATGGCCCAATTACAATAA
- a CDS encoding DUF1573 domain-containing protein produces the protein MRLAFVIATFILTFVACKQGAKDVTSNANSPVFTPSENPWKEKIDSANFTSITWLDGDQDYGKVDEGQQVEVAFRFRNSGDKPLIIYSVQPACGCTAAEPPKEPILPGKEGVIKGSFNSSGRAGTNNKSIAVQANTTGGMEHNLHFKVEVIKK, from the coding sequence ATGAGATTAGCATTTGTCATTGCCACTTTTATACTAACATTCGTTGCCTGCAAGCAGGGAGCGAAAGATGTTACTTCAAATGCAAACAGCCCGGTTTTCACACCTTCCGAAAATCCCTGGAAAGAAAAAATAGACAGCGCCAATTTCACTTCAATTACCTGGCTGGATGGTGACCAGGATTACGGCAAAGTTGATGAAGGCCAGCAGGTTGAAGTTGCCTTTCGTTTCAGGAATTCAGGAGATAAACCCCTGATTATTTATTCTGTACAACCCGCCTGCGGGTGCACTGCTGCCGAACCACCCAAAGAACCGATCCTGCCAGGCAAAGAAGGTGTAATCAAAGGGTCTTTTAACAGCAGCGGACGTGCAGGAACCAATAATAAATCCATTGCTGTACAAGCCAATACAACAGGTGGTATGGAACACAACCTTCACTTCAAGGTAGAAGTCATCAAAAAATAG
- the coaE gene encoding dephospho-CoA kinase (Dephospho-CoA kinase (CoaE) performs the final step in coenzyme A biosynthesis.), whose amino-acid sequence MLRVGITGGIGSGKSIIARVFNHLGIPVYNADASAKRLMETDLELQAVIRQHFGDESFVNGKLDRSYLAAIVFKDKAKLEILNALVHPVTIRDAELWMQQQSSPYALKEAALIFESGSQANLDFVIGVSAPQHIRINRVMQRDGTSRDEILMRIDQQLDQSLVMRLCDYVIVNDDQQLVVPQVLKVHEDLVSKSNKACIETGQ is encoded by the coding sequence ATGTTACGAGTAGGTATTACCGGTGGAATCGGTAGCGGGAAATCAATTATTGCCAGGGTTTTTAACCACCTTGGCATTCCTGTTTATAATGCCGATGCCTCCGCCAAAAGGCTGATGGAAACAGACCTGGAATTACAGGCTGTTATCCGTCAGCATTTTGGTGATGAATCCTTTGTAAACGGCAAACTGGACCGTTCCTACCTTGCGGCCATTGTTTTCAAGGACAAGGCGAAACTGGAAATCCTCAACGCCCTGGTCCACCCGGTAACCATCAGGGATGCTGAATTATGGATGCAGCAACAAAGCAGTCCATACGCCTTAAAAGAAGCCGCTTTGATTTTTGAAAGTGGCTCGCAGGCCAACCTCGACTTTGTGATAGGTGTATCGGCCCCGCAACATATCCGGATCAACCGAGTTATGCAGCGGGACGGCACCAGCCGAGATGAAATCTTAATGCGGATCGATCAACAGCTCGATCAATCGCTGGTCATGCGCTTATGCGATTATGTCATTGTAAATGACGACCAGCAATTAGTAGTGCCGCAAGTGTTGAAAGTGCATGAAGACCTGGTGTCAAAATCGAACAAAGCCTGTATCGAAACCGGACAGTAA
- a CDS encoding pyridoxal phosphate-dependent aminotransferase, with protein sequence MSLSSRLQRFSEPETLRMAKMGRELRAKGFDVIDLSLGEPDFDTPQHIKEAAKKAVDENWSHYPPVAGYPDLREAICTKLKRDNNLDYKPENILVSTGAKQSIANLIMAVVDAGDEVVIPTPYWVSYSEIVKMSEGVPVMIRTSATSGYKVSAAEVEAAITPKTKLFMFSSPCNPTGAVYTKAELEALADVFRKHPEVYIMSDEIYEYINYNGKHESIAQFDDIKDRVIIINGLSKGFAMTGYRLGYIAGAPDVVKACEKIQGQITSGANAVTQRAAIVALTTDLAPSHAMVKEFEQRKKVIMQLLRELPGVTCNEPDGAFYVFPNISYYFGKSDGKTTVNNSDELCFYILENAHVTTVTGKAFGEDQCIRIAFTNTLPKIQEGMARIKNVLSKLK encoded by the coding sequence ATGTCTTTATCATCGCGACTGCAACGGTTCAGCGAACCAGAAACACTCAGGATGGCCAAAATGGGCCGGGAATTAAGAGCTAAAGGATTTGATGTCATCGACCTTAGTTTGGGGGAGCCCGATTTTGATACGCCGCAACATATTAAGGAAGCTGCAAAAAAAGCTGTGGACGAAAACTGGAGCCACTACCCACCGGTTGCAGGTTATCCGGATCTCCGCGAAGCCATTTGTACAAAATTAAAAAGAGATAATAACCTCGATTATAAACCCGAAAATATACTGGTTTCCACAGGTGCAAAACAAAGTATTGCCAACCTCATTATGGCGGTTGTTGATGCAGGTGATGAAGTGGTTATTCCAACACCTTACTGGGTCTCATATTCAGAGATCGTAAAAATGTCAGAAGGAGTTCCGGTAATGATCCGTACATCTGCTACATCAGGATATAAAGTATCTGCTGCAGAAGTTGAAGCGGCCATCACGCCTAAAACAAAACTCTTCATGTTCTCCTCGCCCTGTAATCCTACAGGTGCTGTGTATACAAAGGCAGAACTGGAAGCACTAGCTGATGTTTTCCGTAAACATCCGGAAGTGTATATCATGAGTGATGAGATATATGAATATATTAATTACAACGGCAAGCATGAAAGCATTGCACAGTTCGATGATATCAAGGATCGGGTAATCATCATCAATGGATTGAGTAAAGGCTTTGCTATGACAGGATACCGCCTGGGCTATATTGCAGGTGCGCCTGATGTAGTGAAAGCATGCGAGAAGATCCAGGGCCAGATAACCAGCGGTGCCAATGCTGTTACACAACGTGCTGCGATTGTTGCCCTCACGACCGACCTGGCACCCAGTCATGCAATGGTGAAAGAATTCGAACAGCGTAAAAAAGTGATTATGCAATTGCTGCGTGAATTGCCTGGTGTAACCTGCAACGAACCTGATGGTGCTTTTTATGTATTTCCTAATATTTCATATTATTTTGGAAAATCTGACGGAAAAACTACCGTGAATAATTCAGATGAATTGTGTTTTTATATCCTGGAGAATGCCCATGTTACCACAGTAACTGGTAAAGCTTTTGGTGAAGACCAATGTATCCGGATTGCTTTTACCAACACCCTGCCTAAAATTCAGGAAGGAATGGCCCGCATAAAAAATGTGCTGTCGAAACTGAAATAA
- a CDS encoding ABC transporter permease — protein MFRNYFTIALRQMGKQKMYALIKIGGFALSIAACILIALFIQDEVSYDKFYPNRNNIFRLYGEYNDNGKSMQGVAVMPPMAKALKDGYPEVEKAGRIMRSKLFKGAGDNYVSLQGQVQSTYEEGFSYADQEFLDIMHYPFVYGNPKTALKEPLTLVMTRKKAEKLFPGQNPVGKILYLNEDRKTPYTIGGVMEDLPANSHLQFDYFLTLSGKELWPGEQTSWQSSNYDVYLQLRPGTDYVQFSKKITSGILHDYILPTMRSAGQSDTAEMVKNAFLHVQPVNDIYLKSYNIDDSLNHGDIRYVWLLGAIALFILIIASINFINLSTAKSSNRAKEVGLRKVVGSQRSSLLYQFLTESFLFSILSVFLGILIAAILLPQFNTLAGKSLEMPITSWWFIPAAFLAALFIGFVAGLYPAFYLSSFSPIQVLKGQVSRGAKNNSLRNGLVIFQFTASVVLIICTIIIYQQTHFILNRDLGFEKDQVIMLEGTHTLGEQLRSFKQELEQISAVKSVSVSDYLPIANTKRNGNQFYNQGKTKLESGVSTQVWIVDEDYIKTMGMKLVAGRNFSEKLASDTMGAVINQALVRKLQLKDPIGKTIENGWETYHVIGVLEDFNYESMRSNIEALVLRMGNSNTITSVKVNSNDMKSTLAAITAVWKKFAPATPIRYNFMDESFARMYSDVQRMGVILTSFAILAISIACLGLFALSAFMAEQRTKEVGIRKVLGATIANITAMLSKDFLKLVLAAIVIASPIAWWAMSKWLQDFVYRVDMKWWVFAGSAMIAIIIALVTISFQSIKAALANPVKSLKSE, from the coding sequence ATGTTCCGGAACTATTTCACTATAGCATTAAGGCAGATGGGTAAACAAAAAATGTACGCCCTTATCAAAATCGGTGGTTTTGCCTTAAGCATTGCAGCCTGCATCTTGATTGCCCTTTTTATACAAGATGAAGTCAGTTATGACAAATTTTATCCCAATCGAAATAATATCTTCCGGTTATATGGCGAGTATAATGATAATGGCAAATCCATGCAGGGCGTTGCCGTTATGCCACCCATGGCAAAGGCGCTGAAAGATGGTTATCCGGAAGTAGAGAAAGCAGGCCGTATCATGCGTAGCAAACTTTTTAAAGGCGCCGGTGATAATTATGTGAGCCTGCAAGGCCAGGTGCAGAGCACTTATGAAGAGGGATTCAGCTATGCGGACCAGGAATTTCTAGATATCATGCATTACCCCTTTGTTTATGGAAATCCAAAAACCGCATTGAAGGAACCACTCACTCTTGTGATGACCCGTAAAAAAGCAGAAAAGCTTTTCCCCGGACAGAACCCGGTAGGCAAGATATTGTACCTGAACGAAGACAGGAAAACACCATATACCATAGGTGGCGTTATGGAAGACCTGCCTGCTAACTCCCACCTGCAGTTTGATTATTTCCTCACTTTAAGTGGAAAGGAATTATGGCCAGGCGAACAAACGAGCTGGCAGTCGAGCAATTATGATGTTTACCTGCAACTCAGGCCTGGTACAGATTATGTACAATTCTCGAAAAAAATAACCAGTGGCATCCTGCATGATTATATTTTACCCACTATGCGGTCCGCAGGCCAGTCTGATACTGCAGAAATGGTGAAGAACGCCTTCCTGCATGTGCAGCCGGTAAATGACATCTACCTAAAATCTTATAATATCGACGATAGCCTTAACCACGGGGATATCCGATATGTATGGTTGTTGGGTGCCATTGCCCTTTTCATCCTGATCATTGCCAGCATTAACTTCATCAACCTCTCAACCGCCAAATCATCCAACAGGGCTAAAGAAGTCGGGCTTCGCAAAGTGGTGGGTTCGCAGCGCAGCAGCCTGCTGTACCAGTTTCTCACCGAATCATTCCTGTTCAGCATACTTTCCGTCTTCCTTGGAATTCTTATTGCGGCCATATTGTTACCCCAGTTTAATACTTTGGCCGGGAAATCGCTGGAGATGCCAATTACCAGCTGGTGGTTCATTCCGGCAGCTTTTCTGGCAGCTTTATTCATAGGGTTTGTAGCGGGCCTTTATCCCGCTTTTTACCTGTCTTCTTTCTCCCCCATCCAGGTGCTAAAAGGCCAGGTAAGCCGTGGCGCAAAAAACAATTCATTGCGGAACGGATTGGTCATATTTCAATTCACCGCATCGGTGGTACTGATCATCTGTACAATTATTATTTACCAGCAAACCCATTTTATTCTGAACCGGGACCTCGGATTTGAAAAGGACCAGGTGATCATGCTCGAAGGAACACATACACTAGGTGAGCAGCTTAGAAGTTTTAAACAGGAGTTGGAACAAATATCAGCTGTGAAAAGTGTATCGGTTAGTGATTACCTGCCTATTGCCAACACCAAAAGAAATGGGAACCAATTTTATAATCAAGGCAAAACAAAACTTGAATCGGGTGTTTCTACGCAAGTATGGATCGTGGATGAGGACTATATTAAAACCATGGGCATGAAACTGGTTGCTGGAAGAAATTTTTCTGAAAAATTAGCCAGTGATACCATGGGCGCTGTAATCAACCAGGCCCTTGTCAGGAAACTTCAATTAAAAGATCCTATCGGCAAAACCATTGAAAATGGCTGGGAAACCTACCATGTGATAGGTGTTTTGGAAGATTTCAATTATGAATCCATGCGTTCTAACATTGAAGCACTTGTGTTGCGTATGGGAAACAGTAATACCATTACCTCTGTAAAGGTGAACAGTAATGATATGAAATCCACCCTTGCTGCGATAACAGCGGTTTGGAAAAAGTTTGCACCTGCAACACCGATACGCTATAATTTTATGGATGAAAGTTTTGCCAGGATGTACAGTGATGTGCAACGGATGGGTGTTATACTGACCAGCTTTGCCATACTGGCCATCAGTATAGCCTGCCTTGGGCTATTTGCCCTGTCGGCCTTCATGGCAGAACAAAGGACCAAGGAAGTAGGCATCAGGAAAGTGTTAGGGGCCACCATCGCCAATATCACTGCCATGTTATCGAAAGATTTTTTAAAACTGGTCCTGGCGGCCATTGTTATTGCTTCACCTATCGCTTGGTGGGCCATGTCGAAATGGTTACAGGATTTTGTCTACCGGGTTGATATGAAATGGTGGGTATTTGCAGGCTCCGCAATGATTGCGATCATCATTGCCCTGGTCACTATCAGCTTCCAATCGATAAAGGCTGCATTAGCCAATCCCGTTAAGAGCCTAAAAAGCGAATAA
- the yajC gene encoding preprotein translocase subunit YajC, with product MQNLFFLQAAGGSAATFQLVLLGGMILVFWLFMIRPQAKKAKAAKQFQENLQKGDKLVTIAGIHGVVNKVNEDGTISLETSPGSYLKIERSAISLEWTQNINKAAVAVSDKK from the coding sequence ATGCAAAATTTATTTTTCCTGCAAGCCGCCGGCGGATCAGCCGCAACTTTTCAACTCGTATTACTTGGAGGTATGATCCTCGTTTTCTGGTTGTTCATGATTCGCCCCCAGGCTAAAAAAGCAAAGGCGGCAAAGCAGTTCCAGGAGAATTTACAGAAGGGTGATAAACTTGTTACAATTGCAGGTATTCATGGTGTTGTGAACAAAGTAAATGAAGATGGCACCATTTCTCTGGAAACCAGTCCAGGTTCATACCTGAAAATTGAACGTTCAGCCATTTCTTTAGAGTGGACGCAGAACATCAATAAAGCAGCAGTAGCTGTTTCAGATAAGAAATAA